One segment of Leucoraja erinacea ecotype New England chromosome 7, Leri_hhj_1, whole genome shotgun sequence DNA contains the following:
- the cfap210 gene encoding cilia- and flagella- associated protein 210 isoform X1, whose amino-acid sequence MATAANITPPNRILLGDTRNNSGRIFSGQKTKLCAPKCSVERDLGDVNVQVRDKPNEHGGVQFPNLTDLRQVTILPKVEWQRIQDNLNGINHEAEFLRAQREEKEALHLQSKEITKHWTNTVAGHRQKRLNARKLRKEKEEKERRQIDLEEAKYMAQKRKEHLEKAKTLLFFQTDRVKGFNAALMFTEALKEREAQIKLKQNKENFLKTQEKQFLEDKQRRMYTSEDVEWQKILKQKEQRKALSDYHEQQIKEHEVLRKQEKQQDIMEGKEIRKLAQLYAWELSKIEELKKQEKYNNKITHMAHVENNNIIKALEKQKQEFQDEDIRLYVLAKQKMIKLRKERQAEMDKEREDLRNQMLKLIGDQMKEEIRDESQRIRKAAEEKEAKRDMEMKQKEQKSLSDIKAIEEHRMMMMKEREEKEKAEKLEALEIRHAKMEADYIHLEKERKKKLKKLEEGGCMQSFLTDQIAEKKAKALHERATELENEEKTMALLEFEKREFEKYALEVIETASKKGRNVYPLLKAAQQGIGGGHGPVFVDKGGIRPSYQTKDPLGGSLPNDQIGATEPIKHSNDKCDIDKTKKSLGFIW is encoded by the exons GTAGAATATTTTCAGGTCAGAAGACCAAGCTATGTGCCCCAAAATGTTCTGTGGAAAGGGATCTTGGAGATGTGAATG TGCAGGTTCGTGACAAACCGAATGAACATGGCGGAGTACAGTTTCCAAATCTGACGGATCTGCGACAAGTTACAATTCTTCCAAAAGTGGAATGGCAACGCATCCAGGATAATTTGAATGGTATAAATCATGAGGCTGAATTTTTACGTGCCCAGAGGGAAGAAAAAGAAGCCTTACATTTACAATCGAAGGAAATAACCAAACACTGGACAAACACAGTTGCA GGTCACAGACAAAAAAGACTTAATGCACGAAAACTACGTAAAGAAAAGGAAGAAAAGGAGAGGCGACAAATAGATTTGGAGGAGGCAAAATATATGGCACAGAAAAGAAAAGAACATCTGGAAAAGGCTAAAACTCTACTTTTCTTCCAGACCGATAGAGTGAAAGGATTTAAT gCTGCACTGATGTTTACTGAAGCACTAAAAGAACGAGAAGCCCAGATTAAATTGAAGCAGAACAAGGAAAATTTTCTTAAAACTCAAGAAAAACAATTTCTGGAGGACAAACAACGCCGAATGTACACAAGTGAGGATGTTGAGTGGCAAAAAATACTAAAACAAAAGGAACAGAGGAAGGCTCTTTCTGATTACCATGAACAACA GATAAAAGAACATGAAGTGCTAAGGAAACAAGAGAAGCAACAAGATATAATGGAAGGAAAAGAAATCAGGAAATTGGCACAGTTATATGCATGGGAACTTAGTAAAATTGAAGAACTAAAGAAGCaagaaaaatataataataagATCACTCATATG gCACATGTTGAGAACAATAATATTATTAAAGCGCTAGAAAAGCAAAAACAGGAATTCCAAGATGAAGATATCAGATTGTACGTATTGGCAAAACAAAAAATGATAAAGCTTAGGAAAGAAAGACAAGCAGAAATGGACAA GGAGAGGGAAGACCTGAGAAACCAGATGTTGAAGTTAATAGGTGATCAAATGAAAGAAGAAATACGGGATGAATCACAACGTATTAGGAAAGCTGCAGAAGAAAAGGAGGCTAAAAGAGATATGGAAATGAAGCAAAAAGAACAAAAATCACTGTCAGATATAAAAGCGATTGAAGAACACAGAATGATGATG ATGAAAGAACGAGAGGAAAAGGAAAAAGCAGAAAAATTAGAAGCACTGGAAATTCGTCATGCCAAGATGGAAGCAGATTATATACATcttgaaaaagaaaggaaaaaaaagcttAAGAAACTGGAAGAGGGTGGATGTATGCAATCCTTCCTCACTGATCAAATA GCTGAAAAGAAAGCAAAGGCATTACATGAGCGTGCAACCGAACTGGAAAATGAAGAAAAAACCATGGCTCTACTTGAATTTGAAAAGAGGGAATTTGAAAAGTATGCATTGGAAGTTATTGAAACCGCTTCAAAAAAAGGACGGAATGTCTATCCACTCCTTAAGGCTGCCCAACAAGGCATTGGTGGTGGGCATGGTCCTGTGTTTGTGGATAAAGGTGGCATTAGaccaagttaccaaaccaaggaCCCCTTAGGAGGATCCCTTCCCAATGATCAAATTGGTGCAACAGAGCCAATAAAACACTCAAATGATAAATGTGATATTGATAAAACCAAAAAGTCATTGGGTTTTATATGGTAA
- the cfap210 gene encoding cilia- and flagella- associated protein 210 isoform X2 — protein MATAANITPPNRILLGDTRNNSGRIFSGQKTKLCAPKCSVERDLGDVNVQVRDKPNEHGGVQFPNLTDLRQVTILPKVEWQRIQDNLNGINHEAEFLRAQREEKEALHLQSKEITKHWTNTVAAALMFTEALKEREAQIKLKQNKENFLKTQEKQFLEDKQRRMYTSEDVEWQKILKQKEQRKALSDYHEQQIKEHEVLRKQEKQQDIMEGKEIRKLAQLYAWELSKIEELKKQEKYNNKITHMAHVENNNIIKALEKQKQEFQDEDIRLYVLAKQKMIKLRKERQAEMDKEREDLRNQMLKLIGDQMKEEIRDESQRIRKAAEEKEAKRDMEMKQKEQKSLSDIKAIEEHRMMMMKEREEKEKAEKLEALEIRHAKMEADYIHLEKERKKKLKKLEEGGCMQSFLTDQIAEKKAKALHERATELENEEKTMALLEFEKREFEKYALEVIETASKKGRNVYPLLKAAQQGIGGGHGPVFVDKGGIRPSYQTKDPLGGSLPNDQIGATEPIKHSNDKCDIDKTKKSLGFIW, from the exons GTAGAATATTTTCAGGTCAGAAGACCAAGCTATGTGCCCCAAAATGTTCTGTGGAAAGGGATCTTGGAGATGTGAATG TGCAGGTTCGTGACAAACCGAATGAACATGGCGGAGTACAGTTTCCAAATCTGACGGATCTGCGACAAGTTACAATTCTTCCAAAAGTGGAATGGCAACGCATCCAGGATAATTTGAATGGTATAAATCATGAGGCTGAATTTTTACGTGCCCAGAGGGAAGAAAAAGAAGCCTTACATTTACAATCGAAGGAAATAACCAAACACTGGACAAACACAGTTGCA gCTGCACTGATGTTTACTGAAGCACTAAAAGAACGAGAAGCCCAGATTAAATTGAAGCAGAACAAGGAAAATTTTCTTAAAACTCAAGAAAAACAATTTCTGGAGGACAAACAACGCCGAATGTACACAAGTGAGGATGTTGAGTGGCAAAAAATACTAAAACAAAAGGAACAGAGGAAGGCTCTTTCTGATTACCATGAACAACA GATAAAAGAACATGAAGTGCTAAGGAAACAAGAGAAGCAACAAGATATAATGGAAGGAAAAGAAATCAGGAAATTGGCACAGTTATATGCATGGGAACTTAGTAAAATTGAAGAACTAAAGAAGCaagaaaaatataataataagATCACTCATATG gCACATGTTGAGAACAATAATATTATTAAAGCGCTAGAAAAGCAAAAACAGGAATTCCAAGATGAAGATATCAGATTGTACGTATTGGCAAAACAAAAAATGATAAAGCTTAGGAAAGAAAGACAAGCAGAAATGGACAA GGAGAGGGAAGACCTGAGAAACCAGATGTTGAAGTTAATAGGTGATCAAATGAAAGAAGAAATACGGGATGAATCACAACGTATTAGGAAAGCTGCAGAAGAAAAGGAGGCTAAAAGAGATATGGAAATGAAGCAAAAAGAACAAAAATCACTGTCAGATATAAAAGCGATTGAAGAACACAGAATGATGATG ATGAAAGAACGAGAGGAAAAGGAAAAAGCAGAAAAATTAGAAGCACTGGAAATTCGTCATGCCAAGATGGAAGCAGATTATATACATcttgaaaaagaaaggaaaaaaaagcttAAGAAACTGGAAGAGGGTGGATGTATGCAATCCTTCCTCACTGATCAAATA GCTGAAAAGAAAGCAAAGGCATTACATGAGCGTGCAACCGAACTGGAAAATGAAGAAAAAACCATGGCTCTACTTGAATTTGAAAAGAGGGAATTTGAAAAGTATGCATTGGAAGTTATTGAAACCGCTTCAAAAAAAGGACGGAATGTCTATCCACTCCTTAAGGCTGCCCAACAAGGCATTGGTGGTGGGCATGGTCCTGTGTTTGTGGATAAAGGTGGCATTAGaccaagttaccaaaccaaggaCCCCTTAGGAGGATCCCTTCCCAATGATCAAATTGGTGCAACAGAGCCAATAAAACACTCAAATGATAAATGTGATATTGATAAAACCAAAAAGTCATTGGGTTTTATATGGTAA